In the genome of Ensifer adhaerens, one region contains:
- a CDS encoding ribonuclease HI has translation MKHVDIFTDGACSGNPGPGGWGAILRYGDKEKEMSGGEAETTNNRMELMAAIEALNALKSPCEVDLYTDSAYVKDGISKWIFGWKKNGWKTADKKPVKNAELWQALEAARDRHKVTLHWIKGHAGHPENERADELARMGMAPFKTR, from the coding sequence ATGAAGCATGTCGATATTTTCACCGATGGCGCCTGCTCGGGCAATCCCGGCCCCGGTGGCTGGGGCGCGATCCTGCGCTATGGCGACAAGGAAAAGGAAATGTCCGGCGGCGAGGCCGAGACGACCAACAACCGCATGGAACTGATGGCGGCGATCGAGGCGCTGAATGCGCTGAAAAGCCCGTGCGAGGTGGATCTCTACACCGACAGCGCCTATGTGAAGGACGGCATTTCCAAGTGGATCTTCGGCTGGAAGAAAAACGGCTGGAAGACCGCCGACAAGAAGCCGGTCAAGAATGCCGAACTCTGGCAGGCGCTGGAAGCTGCCCGCGACCGGCACAAGGTGACGCTCCACTGGATCAAGGGCCATGCCGGCCACCCGGAGAATGAGCGCGCGGATGAACTGGCGCGGATGGGGATGGCGCCGTTCAAGACGCGGTGA
- a CDS encoding diguanylate cyclase (GGDEF) domain-containing protein, producing the protein METLGWAVVFMSVGMLAIALNLHKYVDHFLKTYNTYHLDDLFISLNIAGLIGLIYSAIRVKDLTVENRRRREAERNVEWIATHDALTGLLNRRSLDKKIAAAASHRGPSGRLTVFSIDLDGFKRVNDLFGHAVGNEVLKVVAGRLQASFPEESIYRIGGDEFIVIAEGVDPELAAISAQRILQQMTAPIDADVMTVDVGASVGYAFFGKDCADLNTAILHSDYAMYAAKTSGRNRATAFDPSMEQAVYKRAHLEGALKRAVREGAIVPFFQPLIDLRTNRISGFEALARWELQPGEFVSPAEFIPLAEETGLIVPLTEHLLRLCCIEAACWPQDIALAFNLSPVLLSDPVIGLRLIKIMSDQGFSPSRLELEITESSVMNDYPAAQKVLGDLIEAGARIALDDFGTGYSSLSQLSGFSFDTIKIDRSFVMAMNKGERQDKVIRAIVALGSGLGVRTTAEGIEDEEQLAYLRSLGCDIGQGYLLGRPMPADAARRFVQEHAGAPVDAGKAEEFSTALRRA; encoded by the coding sequence TTGGAGACACTGGGCTGGGCAGTGGTCTTCATGTCCGTTGGCATGCTTGCGATCGCTCTGAACCTCCACAAATATGTCGACCATTTTCTCAAGACCTATAATACCTACCATCTCGATGATCTCTTCATCTCTCTCAACATCGCGGGCCTCATCGGGCTGATCTATTCGGCCATCAGGGTCAAGGATCTTACCGTGGAGAACCGCCGACGCCGGGAGGCGGAGCGCAATGTCGAGTGGATCGCGACGCATGATGCGCTGACGGGTCTGCTCAATCGTCGGTCTCTGGACAAGAAGATTGCGGCGGCTGCCTCTCACCGTGGTCCGTCGGGTCGCCTGACCGTGTTTTCCATCGACCTCGATGGGTTCAAGCGCGTCAATGACCTGTTCGGACACGCAGTCGGCAACGAAGTGCTGAAGGTTGTGGCGGGCCGGTTACAGGCGTCTTTTCCGGAGGAGTCCATCTACCGGATCGGCGGCGACGAATTCATCGTTATCGCCGAGGGGGTAGACCCAGAGCTGGCCGCGATCTCGGCCCAGCGCATCCTGCAGCAGATGACCGCGCCGATCGACGCGGACGTGATGACCGTCGATGTCGGCGCAAGCGTCGGTTACGCCTTTTTTGGCAAGGATTGCGCCGATCTCAATACAGCCATCCTGCATTCCGACTACGCCATGTATGCGGCCAAGACGTCGGGACGAAACCGCGCGACCGCTTTCGATCCCTCCATGGAGCAGGCCGTCTACAAGCGCGCGCATCTCGAAGGCGCTTTGAAACGCGCCGTGCGGGAAGGGGCGATCGTCCCCTTCTTCCAGCCTCTGATCGACCTCAGGACAAACCGGATCAGCGGCTTTGAGGCACTGGCACGCTGGGAATTGCAGCCGGGAGAATTCGTGTCGCCCGCGGAATTCATCCCGCTGGCCGAAGAAACCGGCCTGATCGTGCCGCTGACCGAGCATCTCCTGCGGCTGTGCTGCATCGAGGCCGCTTGCTGGCCTCAGGACATCGCGCTCGCTTTCAATCTGTCGCCTGTCCTGCTCAGCGACCCGGTTATCGGTCTCCGTCTCATCAAGATCATGTCCGATCAGGGTTTTTCGCCGTCCCGGCTGGAACTCGAAATCACCGAAAGCAGCGTGATGAACGATTATCCCGCCGCGCAGAAGGTGCTGGGCGATCTGATCGAAGCAGGTGCCAGGATTGCTCTCGATGACTTCGGGACGGGCTATTCCAGTCTTTCGCAGCTTTCCGGTTTTTCCTTCGACACGATCAAGATCGACCGCAGCTTTGTCATGGCGATGAACAAGGGCGAGCGGCAGGACAAGGTCATTCGCGCCATCGTCGCGCTGGGCTCCGGCCTGGGCGTCAGGACAACGGCCGAGGGCATCGAGGACGAGGAGCAACTGGCTTATCTGCGTTCGCTCGGGTGCGATATCGGCCAGGGCTATCTCCTCGGCCGGCCCATGCCCGCAGACGCTGCTCGTCGTTTCGTTCAGGAACACGCCGGCGCGCCGGTCGACGCGGGAAAGGCGGAAGAATTCTCCACCGCTCTGCGAAGAGCCTGA
- a CDS encoding Uncharacterized conserved protein, DUF983 family: MQTEKEDTAIYPPVNPIAAGLRCRCPRCGEGALFDGFTTVKPACTNCGLDYSFIDAGDGPVVFVLLIIGFIFVGLAFWMQVTYEPPMWLQFVLWIPLMIIAGLALMRSLKGVLINLQYANNARPGEIDRG, from the coding sequence GTGCAGACAGAGAAAGAGGATACAGCCATCTACCCGCCGGTCAATCCGATCGCGGCCGGCCTGCGTTGCCGCTGCCCGCGCTGCGGGGAGGGTGCGCTTTTCGATGGCTTCACCACGGTCAAGCCGGCCTGCACGAATTGCGGCCTCGACTATTCCTTCATCGATGCAGGCGATGGCCCGGTGGTCTTCGTGCTGCTCATCATCGGCTTCATCTTCGTCGGCCTCGCCTTCTGGATGCAGGTCACATACGAGCCGCCCATGTGGCTGCAATTCGTTCTCTGGATACCGCTCATGATCATCGCAGGGCTGGCGCTCATGCGCTCGCTCAAGGGCGTTCTGATCAACCTCCAGTATGCCAACAATGCCAGACCCGGCGAGATCGATCGTGGCTGA
- a CDS encoding zinc/manganese transport system ATP-binding protein: MTNASMTGAAISLENLTVAYNRHPAVHHVTGTLARGSLTAIAGPNGAGKSTLLRTIMGELKPAEGSIRRSVPSRDYGYLPQAADINRRFPVSVMDTVVTGAWKRVGAFGTIGRAERQKASEALVAVGLEGFETRPIGSLSAGQFQRTLFARLLLQDASVIILDEPFTAIDSRTTQDLIDIVLRWHGEGRTVVAVLHDHEQVRAHFPQTLLIARELIGWGPTEEVMTTQNLKRARALAERWDDNAPVCEVA, translated from the coding sequence ATGACGAACGCTTCCATGACCGGCGCGGCCATTTCGCTCGAGAACCTCACCGTCGCCTATAACCGGCACCCGGCCGTTCATCACGTGACCGGCACGCTGGCGCGCGGGAGCCTGACCGCCATTGCGGGTCCCAACGGGGCAGGAAAGTCGACGCTGCTGCGTACCATCATGGGCGAACTGAAGCCGGCGGAAGGCTCCATCCGCCGTTCCGTTCCCAGTCGCGATTACGGTTATCTGCCCCAGGCCGCCGACATCAACAGACGCTTCCCGGTTTCCGTGATGGATACGGTCGTGACAGGGGCCTGGAAGCGTGTTGGCGCGTTTGGCACCATCGGGCGGGCGGAACGGCAGAAGGCGTCGGAAGCGCTGGTCGCCGTCGGGCTGGAAGGTTTCGAGACACGTCCGATCGGCTCCCTCTCCGCGGGACAGTTTCAGAGGACGCTGTTTGCGCGCCTCCTCCTGCAGGACGCCTCCGTCATCATTCTCGACGAGCCCTTTACCGCCATCGACAGCCGCACGACCCAGGATCTCATCGACATCGTGCTGCGCTGGCACGGCGAAGGCCGCACCGTGGTTGCCGTTCTGCATGACCACGAACAGGTGCGGGCACATTTTCCGCAGACGCTGCTGATCGCGCGCGAACTGATCGGCTGGGGCCCGACGGAGGAGGTCATGACCACCCAGAATCTCAAGCGGGCCCGCGCGCTCGCCGAGCGCTGGGATGACAATGCGCCCGTCTGCGAGGTCGCATGA
- a CDS encoding Plasmid stabilization system protein ParE — MADYRLYPRANAAQDRIWRYTLETWGEAQAVAYLEGLHAHFQKLTLSPQIWRKLPSNFQKAGRDQAAVHFSRYGQHYIFFKVLKNGDLGIMSILHGRTDMPARLLSDLAALSLE, encoded by the coding sequence ATGGCGGACTATCGGCTTTACCCCCGCGCGAATGCCGCCCAGGATCGCATCTGGCGGTACACTCTGGAGACATGGGGAGAAGCACAGGCCGTCGCCTATTTGGAAGGACTTCATGCGCATTTCCAAAAGCTGACATTGTCTCCGCAGATCTGGCGCAAGCTGCCTTCAAACTTCCAGAAAGCGGGTCGGGATCAGGCTGCCGTGCATTTTTCGCGATACGGCCAGCATTACATTTTCTTCAAGGTACTCAAGAACGGTGATCTTGGGATCATGAGCATCCTGCATGGCCGGACAGACATGCCCGCGCGTCTGCTAAGCGACCTCGCAGCGTTAAGCCTGGAATAG
- a CDS encoding transcriptional regulator, TetR family, with protein MRYRNEYKAEKRRELLQAAGAAAKQKGFAATGVDALAEAAGVTSGAVYAHFGSKSGLLDAVIVNEMERSRTRWARNPDRTSKTWLAEEAARYLSRAHVHNPERGCLMPTLAADIARAPQATKQVFEDQLLQAQSEIATRLGDGEKSWQFLAQIVGAMMLARAVASEDMQEEILAASRKALGA; from the coding sequence ATGCGCTATCGGAACGAATACAAGGCTGAGAAACGGCGGGAACTGCTCCAAGCGGCGGGTGCGGCCGCGAAACAGAAGGGTTTTGCCGCGACGGGCGTTGATGCGCTGGCTGAGGCGGCGGGCGTCACCTCGGGCGCGGTCTATGCACATTTTGGCTCCAAGTCGGGACTTCTCGATGCCGTGATTGTCAACGAGATGGAGCGCAGCCGAACTCGCTGGGCGCGCAATCCCGACCGCACCTCCAAGACATGGCTCGCCGAAGAGGCCGCTCGCTATCTCAGCCGCGCCCATGTCCACAATCCCGAAAGAGGCTGCCTCATGCCCACACTCGCCGCCGACATCGCGCGCGCACCGCAGGCGACGAAACAGGTCTTTGAAGATCAGCTGCTTCAGGCACAGAGCGAGATTGCGACAAGGCTCGGCGATGGAGAAAAGTCCTGGCAGTTCCTGGCGCAGATCGTGGGCGCCATGATGCTGGCGCGCGCCGTGGCAAGCGAGGACATGCAGGAAGAGATACTGGCCGCCAGCAGGAAGGCGCTGGGAGCCTGA
- a CDS encoding 2-hydroxychromene-2-carboxylate isomerase produces the protein MKQVEFFFDVGSPFSHIAWRALPEIAARTGAEIVWRPILIGGVFKATGNVSPMTVPAKGSYSTIDLYRWAEYYGIPFQMNPHFPINTLPLMRGATAMLMRGPKALEAYLDAIYPAMFEQPVNLGEPVEIGKVLARAGIDPQALMTEIGTDAVKDKLRTDTDDAVQRGVFGAPTFFVGKEMYWGQDRLMFVERALKG, from the coding sequence ATGAAACAGGTCGAATTCTTCTTTGATGTCGGCAGTCCCTTCAGCCATATCGCGTGGCGGGCGCTCCCGGAGATCGCCGCGCGCACCGGCGCAGAGATCGTCTGGCGACCGATCCTCATCGGCGGCGTATTCAAGGCGACGGGCAATGTCAGTCCCATGACGGTTCCCGCCAAAGGCAGCTATTCCACCATCGATCTTTATCGCTGGGCCGAATATTACGGCATCCCCTTCCAGATGAACCCGCATTTCCCGATCAACACGCTACCGCTGATGCGCGGTGCGACCGCCATGCTGATGCGTGGACCCAAAGCGCTGGAGGCCTATCTCGATGCGATCTATCCGGCCATGTTCGAGCAGCCGGTCAACCTCGGCGAACCGGTCGAGATCGGCAAGGTGCTGGCGCGCGCCGGGATCGACCCGCAGGCGTTGATGACGGAGATCGGTACGGATGCGGTGAAGGACAAGCTGAGAACCGACACGGACGACGCCGTTCAACGCGGCGTCTTCGGCGCGCCGACCTTCTTTGTCGGCAAGGAGATGTATTGGGGGCAGGACCGGTTGATGTTTGTCGAGCGGGCGCTGAAGGGGTGA
- a CDS encoding zinc/manganese transport system substrate-binding protein: MQKRLLLLGLALPFAFAGAASAKDLNVVASFTVLADVVHQVGGDKVKVTSLVQPNGDPHEFEPSPADAKHLKEADVVFVSGEGLEGWMDRLISASGYKGKPITVSEGISLHNMEEDGKTVTDPHVWNDPLNVKVWVKNIEAALKAADPEDAATFTANADAYQKKLDALNTFAHQKIDAIPEARRKVLTSHDAFGYFGAEYKVKFLSPLGVSTETEASAADVAKLIDQIKAEGVKTYFFENSNDPRLVKQVAKATGATSGGELYVEALSKKDGPAPTYEKMFRFNVEQLSAAMQKNS; this comes from the coding sequence ATGCAGAAACGTCTTCTCCTTCTCGGGCTTGCCCTGCCCTTTGCCTTTGCCGGCGCAGCATCGGCCAAGGACCTCAACGTGGTAGCCTCCTTCACCGTTCTGGCGGATGTCGTCCATCAGGTGGGCGGCGACAAGGTCAAGGTGACGAGCCTTGTCCAGCCCAACGGCGACCCCCACGAATTCGAGCCCTCGCCGGCCGATGCCAAGCACCTGAAGGAAGCCGATGTCGTCTTCGTTTCGGGTGAAGGTCTCGAAGGCTGGATGGACCGGCTGATCTCGGCCTCGGGATACAAGGGCAAGCCCATCACGGTTTCCGAAGGCATTTCGCTGCACAACATGGAAGAAGACGGCAAGACCGTCACCGATCCGCATGTCTGGAACGACCCGCTCAACGTGAAGGTCTGGGTGAAGAACATCGAAGCCGCCCTGAAGGCCGCCGATCCGGAAGACGCCGCCACGTTTACTGCCAATGCGGACGCTTACCAGAAGAAGCTCGATGCGCTGAACACCTTTGCGCATCAGAAGATCGATGCCATTCCGGAAGCGCGCCGCAAGGTCCTGACCAGCCATGACGCCTTCGGCTATTTCGGCGCGGAGTACAAGGTGAAGTTCCTGTCGCCGCTCGGCGTTTCGACGGAGACGGAAGCCTCGGCCGCCGATGTGGCCAAGCTGATCGACCAGATCAAGGCGGAAGGCGTGAAGACCTATTTCTTCGAAAACTCCAACGACCCGCGCCTCGTCAAGCAGGTCGCCAAGGCAACCGGCGCGACCTCGGGCGGTGAGCTCTATGTCGAAGCGCTTTCGAAGAAGGATGGCCCGGCGCCGACCTACGAAAAGATGTTCCGCTTCAACGTCGAGCAGCTCTCTGCGGCCATGCAGAAAAACAGCTGA
- a CDS encoding surfeit locus 1 family protein — protein MADTVVDGRRAARPFWRWVRRLATLILLAFSFTILIALGTWQVHRLAWKEALLADIAERRAMPPVGIDKIGAVLASGGDVDYRPVNVTGTFDHAHEQFFFATYNGEAGYYVYTPLRLAGGEYVFVNRGFIPYEKKDVAKRAAGDVAGEVTITGLARSRLNGKPSWAVPDNDPAKNIFYWKDLDAMTVHAGLPKARVLQFFIDANDAPNPGGLPIGGVTQFDFPNNHLQYALTWYGLAATLAVVVVIFWFRGRRTGSEV, from the coding sequence GTGGCTGACACTGTCGTAGACGGTCGGCGTGCTGCACGCCCATTCTGGCGCTGGGTTCGCCGGCTGGCGACGCTGATCCTGCTCGCCTTCAGCTTCACGATCCTCATCGCGCTCGGTACGTGGCAGGTCCATCGCCTCGCCTGGAAAGAAGCGCTTCTGGCCGATATCGCCGAGCGTCGCGCCATGCCGCCGGTCGGCATTGACAAGATTGGTGCGGTTCTGGCCTCCGGTGGCGATGTCGATTACCGCCCTGTCAATGTCACGGGCACATTCGATCACGCACACGAACAGTTCTTTTTCGCCACCTATAACGGTGAGGCCGGCTATTATGTCTACACGCCGCTGAGACTCGCCGGCGGAGAATACGTCTTCGTCAACCGCGGCTTCATCCCGTATGAGAAAAAAGATGTCGCAAAGCGCGCCGCAGGCGACGTTGCCGGCGAGGTGACCATCACCGGCCTTGCCCGCTCCCGGCTGAACGGCAAGCCCTCCTGGGCCGTTCCCGACAACGACCCGGCCAAGAACATCTTCTACTGGAAGGATCTGGATGCGATGACGGTGCATGCGGGGCTGCCCAAGGCGCGCGTGCTGCAGTTTTTCATCGACGCCAATGATGCGCCCAATCCGGGCGGGCTGCCGATCGGCGGCGTGACCCAGTTCGACTTTCCCAATAATCATTTACAATATGCGCTGACATGGTATGGCCTTGCCGCAACATTGGCCGTCGTCGTCGTGATTTTCTGGTTTCGCGGACGCAGAACGGGGAGTGAAGTATGA
- a CDS encoding zinc/manganese transport system permease protein, producing MSPYDFLVAPFMDYGFMRRALVACLCLALGAAPIGTFLSMRRMSLMGDALSHAVLPGAAIGYLVAGSLSLTAMGIGGLVAGLSVALLAGVVSRMTVLQEDASFASFYLISLAVGVLIVSLRGSNIDLLHVLFGTILAIDNSALILIGTITSVTLIALAVLYRPLVLDCFDPGFLRAVGGRGPLIHGLFMLMVVLNLVASFQALGTLMAVGLMMLPAAIAQLWARTLPAMLAISMVTAFVSGYAGLIASYHLELASGPTIIVAAAIIYAVSLVAAPSGLMSRYVRRPHLVN from the coding sequence ATGAGCCCCTACGATTTCCTCGTTGCCCCCTTCATGGATTACGGATTCATGCGTCGGGCGCTGGTCGCATGCCTGTGCCTTGCGCTGGGAGCCGCCCCCATCGGCACCTTCCTTTCGATGCGGCGCATGAGCCTCATGGGTGATGCGCTGAGCCATGCCGTACTTCCGGGCGCCGCCATCGGCTATCTCGTCGCGGGATCGCTCTCGCTCACGGCCATGGGAATAGGCGGCCTGGTGGCCGGGCTTTCCGTGGCGCTGCTGGCCGGCGTGGTCAGCCGCATGACGGTGCTGCAGGAGGATGCCAGCTTTGCCAGCTTCTATCTGATTTCACTCGCCGTGGGCGTGCTGATCGTGTCGCTGCGGGGCTCGAATATCGACCTGCTGCATGTGCTTTTCGGCACCATTCTCGCCATCGACAACAGCGCGCTCATCCTGATCGGCACGATCACCTCCGTGACGCTGATTGCGCTGGCCGTGCTTTACCGGCCACTGGTACTTGATTGCTTCGACCCCGGCTTCCTGCGTGCCGTCGGCGGCCGTGGGCCGCTCATCCACGGGCTGTTCATGCTGATGGTCGTGCTCAACCTCGTGGCCAGTTTCCAGGCGCTCGGCACTCTGATGGCGGTCGGCCTGATGATGCTGCCCGCTGCCATTGCGCAACTCTGGGCGCGCACCCTGCCGGCCATGCTCGCCATTTCCATGGTGACGGCCTTCGTCTCAGGCTACGCGGGCTTGATCGCCTCCTATCATCTCGAACTGGCTTCGGGCCCGACGATCATCGTTGCGGCTGCGATCATCTACGCCGTCTCGCTGGTCGCAGCCCCCTCCGGCCTCATGAGCCGGTATGTCCGGCGGCCGCATCTCGTCAACTGA
- a CDS encoding 4-hydroxy-3-methylbut-2-enyl diphosphate reductase, protein MKRALTIRLCEPRGFCAGVDRAIQIVVLALKRFGAPVYVRHEIVHNRFVVEGLEAKGAVFVEELDEIPAEHRMQPVVFSAHGVPKSVPADAEERNLFYLDATCPLVSKVHKQAMRHQRLGRHVVLIGHAGHPEVIGTMGQLEPGAVSLIETVEDADRYEPSDRENLGYVTQTTLSVDDTAGVIARLQERFPQLAAPAADSICYATTNRQEAVKHAAPGCDLFLIVGAPNSSNSKRLVEVAEKAGAKKSLLVQRAAEIDWDNLGDISVVGLSAGASAPEVIVNEIIAAFKARFDATVDLAVTAEENEHFLVNRELRDVELTASDMAFVNG, encoded by the coding sequence ATGAAGCGCGCCCTGACCATCCGGCTTTGCGAGCCGCGCGGCTTCTGCGCCGGCGTCGACCGTGCCATCCAGATTGTCGTTCTGGCCTTGAAGCGCTTCGGCGCACCGGTCTATGTCCGTCACGAGATCGTGCATAACCGTTTCGTCGTCGAGGGACTGGAAGCAAAGGGCGCGGTCTTTGTCGAGGAGCTGGACGAAATTCCGGCCGAACACCGGATGCAGCCGGTTGTCTTTTCCGCCCATGGCGTGCCGAAGTCGGTGCCGGCGGATGCCGAGGAACGCAATCTCTTCTATCTCGACGCAACATGTCCGCTCGTGTCAAAGGTGCACAAGCAGGCCATGCGCCACCAGCGTCTCGGTCGCCATGTCGTGCTGATCGGTCATGCCGGACACCCTGAGGTGATCGGCACGATGGGCCAGCTGGAGCCCGGCGCCGTTTCGCTGATCGAAACCGTCGAGGATGCCGATCGCTATGAACCGTCGGACCGCGAAAACCTGGGCTATGTCACCCAGACGACATTGTCGGTGGATGACACGGCCGGCGTGATCGCGCGTCTGCAGGAGCGGTTCCCCCAGCTGGCCGCCCCTGCCGCGGACAGCATCTGCTACGCCACCACCAATCGCCAGGAGGCGGTGAAGCATGCGGCGCCGGGTTGCGATCTCTTCCTGATCGTCGGTGCGCCGAACTCGTCCAATTCCAAGCGTCTGGTCGAGGTTGCGGAGAAGGCGGGGGCAAAGAAATCGCTCCTCGTTCAGCGTGCAGCAGAAATCGATTGGGATAACCTGGGCGACATATCCGTCGTGGGCCTGTCGGCGGGCGCTTCCGCGCCGGAAGTCATCGTCAATGAAATCATCGCGGCCTTCAAGGCGCGTTTCGACGCCACCGTCGACCTGGCGGTGACGGCCGAAGAGAACGAGCATTTTCTGGTGAACAGGGAACTGCGCGACGTCGAACTAACGGCTTCTGACATGGCCTTTGTGAATGGTTGA
- a CDS encoding putative membrane protein: MTIAAAVLTALVALLHVYILYLEMFLWTKPAGLRTFGMSLEKAEETKVFGANQGLYNGFLAAGLLWSLVHPDALFAYELKVFFLGCVIVAALYGAWSASRKILFTQGLPGLVAMIAVLVAGVQG; this comes from the coding sequence ATGACCATTGCCGCCGCCGTGCTGACTGCGCTCGTCGCGCTCCTGCATGTCTACATCCTGTATCTCGAGATGTTTCTCTGGACCAAGCCGGCAGGTCTCAGAACCTTTGGCATGAGCCTCGAAAAGGCCGAGGAAACGAAGGTGTTCGGCGCCAATCAGGGCCTCTACAACGGCTTTCTCGCTGCCGGCCTCCTCTGGAGCCTCGTTCATCCCGATGCCCTCTTCGCCTATGAGCTGAAAGTCTTCTTCCTCGGCTGCGTCATCGTGGCGGCACTTTATGGCGCATGGTCCGCGAGCCGGAAGATCCTGTTCACGCAGGGCCTGCCGGGCCTCGTCGCCATGATCGCCGTCCTCGTTGCCGGCGTGCAGGGGTGA
- a CDS encoding homoserine kinase — MAVYTDISEDELSAFLGDYDAGSLTSYKGIAEGVENSNFLLHTTQGTFILTLYEKRVDPEDLPFFLGLMQHLAKNGLSCPLPLIRKDGGMLGQLAGRPAAMVTFLEGMWPRKPTVAHCRETGKAIAAMHRAGEGFEIKRPNALSVSGWRPLWDKSQARVHEIDAALRDEIPEELAFLEAHWPKALPMGVIHADAFPDNVFFLGETFSGLIDFYFACNDFLAYDVAICLNAWCFEKDGSFNLTKGMALLEGYQEVRPLSTEEIAALPILARGSALRFFLTRLYDWLETPPGALVVKKDPLEYLRKLRFHAHVKSAADYGL, encoded by the coding sequence TTGGCCGTTTACACCGACATCTCGGAAGATGAGCTTTCCGCTTTCCTGGGCGACTATGACGCCGGCTCCCTGACCTCCTACAAGGGGATTGCGGAGGGTGTCGAAAATTCCAACTTCCTGCTGCACACCACCCAGGGCACGTTCATCCTGACGCTCTACGAGAAGCGCGTTGATCCCGAGGACCTGCCGTTCTTCCTGGGTCTGATGCAGCATCTGGCCAAGAACGGCCTGTCCTGCCCGTTGCCGCTGATCCGCAAGGATGGCGGGATGCTGGGCCAACTCGCCGGTCGCCCCGCGGCGATGGTGACGTTCCTGGAAGGCATGTGGCCGCGCAAGCCCACGGTTGCCCATTGCCGGGAAACCGGCAAGGCCATTGCCGCCATGCATCGGGCGGGCGAGGGCTTCGAGATCAAGCGGCCCAATGCGCTCTCCGTCTCCGGCTGGCGTCCGCTCTGGGACAAGTCCCAAGCGCGCGTCCACGAAATCGACGCGGCGCTGCGCGATGAGATCCCGGAGGAGCTTGCCTTTCTGGAAGCCCATTGGCCCAAGGCTCTGCCGATGGGCGTCATCCATGCGGACGCCTTTCCGGACAATGTCTTCTTCCTCGGCGAGACCTTCTCCGGCCTCATCGATTTCTATTTCGCCTGCAACGACTTCCTCGCCTATGACGTGGCGATCTGCCTGAACGCCTGGTGCTTTGAAAAGGATGGTTCCTTCAACCTGACGAAGGGCATGGCGCTGCTGGAAGGATATCAGGAAGTCCGGCCGCTCTCGACGGAAGAAATCGCGGCGTTACCCATCCTGGCGCGTGGCTCGGCCCTCCGCTTCTTTCTGACCCGCCTCTATGACTGGCTGGAAACCCCGCCGGGTGCGCTGGTCGTCAAGAAGGACCCGCTTGAATATCTGCGCAAGCTGCGCTTCCACGCGCATGTCAAAAGCGCGGCCGATTACGGTCTCTGA
- a CDS encoding Short-chain dehydrogenase: MTEGTGAKAALIIGAGDATGAAIARRFARGGHVACVTRRSADKLSELVEAIRAEGGEAQGFAADARKEEDVAALVERVEREVGPIEVMVFNIGANVPSSILDETARKYFKIWEMACFSAFLTGREVARRMVARERGTIIFTGATASLRGAANFAAFAGAKHALRALAQSMARELQPKNIHVAHVVIDGAIDTDFIRESFPERYALKDADGILNPDHIAENYWHLHNQPRDAWTHELDLRPWSERW, encoded by the coding sequence ATGACGGAAGGGACGGGTGCAAAGGCAGCGCTGATCATCGGCGCGGGCGATGCGACGGGCGCGGCGATTGCGAGGCGCTTTGCACGCGGCGGCCACGTCGCCTGCGTGACACGCCGTTCCGCAGACAAGCTCTCAGAGCTTGTCGAGGCGATCCGCGCGGAGGGCGGCGAGGCGCAAGGCTTCGCGGCGGACGCGCGCAAGGAAGAGGATGTCGCGGCTCTGGTCGAGCGCGTCGAGCGTGAGGTCGGGCCGATCGAGGTCATGGTCTTCAATATCGGCGCGAACGTGCCCTCAAGCATCCTGGACGAGACGGCGCGGAAATATTTCAAGATCTGGGAAATGGCCTGTTTCAGCGCCTTCCTCACCGGCCGGGAGGTGGCGCGGCGCATGGTGGCGCGTGAGCGCGGCACGATCATCTTCACCGGCGCCACGGCCTCCTTGCGCGGCGCCGCCAACTTCGCTGCCTTCGCCGGCGCGAAACATGCGCTGCGAGCCTTGGCGCAAAGCATGGCGCGCGAACTGCAGCCGAAGAACATCCATGTCGCCCATGTCGTCATCGACGGGGCGATCGATACCGACTTCATTCGGGAAAGCTTCCCCGAGCGCTATGCGCTGAAGGATGCAGACGGCATTCTCAATCCCGACCACATCGCCGAAAACTACTGGCACCTGCACAACCAGCCGCGCGACGCCTGGACGCATGAACTCGACCTGCGCCCCTGGTCGGAGCGCTGGTAG